The Plasmodium sp. gorilla clade G2 genome assembly, chromosome: 4 genome has a segment encoding these proteins:
- a CDS encoding memo-like protein — protein sequence MDNYRRAYHSGSWYTNKREVLKTKIEESFKRANVQKQNVKAAICPHAGYDYALETNSHVYASIDVENVKNIFILGPNHHIYNKGFLFPRVDKYETPFGFLQINKQIISDIIKSDTHNLYNFIDPDDDEEEHSIEMQLPLIKYIIKDKDIKIVPIYVGSIGNDLKKIDLFANPLKKYFLDQCNLFLFSSDFCHYGPRFRFTNILQKYSDTFIFKQIENMDKDAVKIISHHDLTGFVDYLNETHNTICGSNPIKIMLNLLQHYTASVSTKLMHYSQSNHAKCRSDSSVSYAGVISTVN from the exons ATGGATAATTATAGAAGAGCATATCACAGTGGCTCTTGGTATACCAATAAAa gAGAGGTGTTGAAAACAAAAATTGAGGAATCATTTAAAAGGGCAAACGTACAAAAGCAAAATGTCAAGGCAGCCATATGCCC cCATGCGGGATATGACTATGCTTTGGAAACAAATTCTCACGTGTATGCAAGCATAGATGTAGAAAATGT gAAGAACATTTTTATCCTTGGCCCAAATCACcacatttataataaagGTTTTTTATTTCCTCGTGTTGATAAATATGAGACACCATTTGGatttttacaaataaataaacaga TTATAtcagatataataaaaagtgaTACACACAATTTGTACAATTTTATCGATccagatgatgatgaagaagaacaTTCTATAGAAATGCAATTGCcacttataaaatatattattaaaga taaggatataaaaattgtaCCTATATATGTAGGTTCCATAGgaaatgatttaaaaaaaatagaccTATTTG ctaatcctttaaaaaaatatttcctaGATCAATGCAActtgtttttattttcttctgaTTTCTGTCACTATGGACCAAG ATTTAGATTTAcgaatatattacaaaaatattcggatacatttatttttaaacaaaTTGAA AATATGGATAAGGATGCGGTCAAAATAATTAGCCATCATGATTTAACAg gATTTGTTGATTACTTGAATGAAACGCATAACACCATTTGCGGATCGAATCCCATTAAAATTATGCTAAAc TTACTTCAACATTATACAGCATCTGTTTCCACAAAATTAATGCACTACTCTCAG tcAAACCATGCTAAATGTAGGAGCGATTCTTCCGTTTCTTATGCTGGGGTAATTTCCACtgtaaattaa
- a CDS encoding cdc2-related protein kinase 1: MGKGHDVKKERGKKDEDKNNEYHPYRRDNKSFNSKNYKMKYKHSYNSSDEYKKYDSYDTYNSYDTYNSYKSREEHKNNKHISIKPVNKKKYIHSPSPKRTKKNYDELSDYNKYKKYSSSKTDKKKNSYYKEQSNKYKGKRKYDESSPEIYDKKRKIKNKKYDYEQEEEKYNRHDERRDSSYYTSNYSEDSSKRDGEKKEKEDLYISKRDFSEKKKSHKGEHNNNNHYKDQKSNHDYYKDKHNNKNHHTDQNNINICDQINVFAEKNKTDNLINEEKYTVKEHLIYEDEKNVSCESNKDSGSEDSAILNDYSSDEEKNKIDCILNGCRNVKNYKKLNKISEGTYGAVYRAQNKKTKKIVALKKLKNFSSMHNEGFAMTSLREINILLQLQHDNILSIKEVVFGKHLNDIYLVMEYIEHELKMVLDNKSPSFTISELKCLLRQLLNGINYLHSNWVMHRDLKPTNLLYSNKGILKICDFGMARKFGHVTNHNFTKNVVTLWYRAPELLLGEQCYTNKIDIWSVGCIFAEMILKKPLFIGENEIDQLFKILCLLGLPDKESYPEFYEYPFISKNKELFKKKKIKMNVNNLRSHFPNIANQFSGLYLSDIGLDLLQKMLHYNPQCRISAQEALNHPYFNEFPKPLDIKDMPIVPDSNKFIRSNKMANHFKLNSQNNIQFHS, translated from the coding sequence atgGGGAAAGGGCATGATGTAAAGAAGGAAAGAGGCAAGAAGGATGAAGATAAAAACAATGAGTATCATCCTTATCGTCGTGATAATAAATCTtttaattcaaaaaattataaaatgaaatataagcATTCTTATAATTCCTcagatgaatataaaaaatatgattcaTATGATACGTATAATTCatatgatacatataattcttataaatCACGTGaagaacataaaaataacaaacaTATTTCCATCAAGCCagtaaacaaaaaaaaatatatacattccCCATCTCccaaaagaacaaaaaaaaattatgatgaattaagtgattataataaatataaaaaatactcTAGCTCCAAAacggataaaaaaaaaaattcttattataaggaacaatcaaataaatataaagggaaaagaaaatatgatgAAAGCTCACCAGAAATATAcgataaaaaaagaaaaataaaaaataaaaaatatgattatgAACAAgaggaagaaaaatataataggCATGATGAACGAAGGGATAGTAGCTATTATACTTCAAATTATTCTGAGGATTCATCAAAAAGAGATggggaaaaaaaagaaaaggaagatTTATATATCTCAAAAAGGGATTttagtgaaaaaaaaaagtcccATAAGGgtgaacataataataacaatcatTATAAGGATCAAAAGAGTAATCATGATTATTATAAGGATAAACACAACAATAAAAATCATCATACGGATCAaaacaatattaatatttgtgATCAAATAAATGTTTTTGCTGAGAAAAACAAAACAGATAATCTtattaatgaagaaaaatataccGTAAAGgaacatttaatatatgaagatgaaaaaaatgtttcATGTGAGAGTAATAAAGATTCTGGTAGTGAAGATAGCGCAATTTTAAATGATTATTCCtctgatgaagaaaaaaataaaatcgaCTGTATCTTAAATGGTTGTAGGAAtgttaaaaattataaaaagttaaataaaataagtgaAGGTACATATGGAGCAGTATATAGagcacaaaataaaaaaacgaAAAAGATCGTTGCTTTGAAAAAACTAAAAAATTTTTCTAGTATGCATAATGAAGGATTTGCTATGACTTCTTTaagagaaataaatatattattacaattacaacatgataatattttatccATTAAAGAAGTTGTTTTTGGAAAacatttaaatgatatatatttagttatggaatatatagaaCATGAACTTAAAATGGTACTTGATAATAAATCTCCAAGTTTTACTATATCTGAATTGAAATGTTTATTAAGACAATTACTTAATGgaattaattatttacataGCAATTGGGTTATGCATAGAGATTTAAAACCAACTAATTTATTATACAGTAATAAaggaatattaaaaatttgtgATTTTGGTATGGCTAGAAAATTTGGACATGTAACTAATCataattttacaaaaaatGTAGTTACTTTATGGTATCGAGCACCTGAATTGTTATTAGGTGAACAATGTTATACTAATAAAATTGATATTTGGAGTGTTGGATGTATTTTTGCGgaaatgatattaaaaaaaccATTATTTATTGGAGAAAACGAAATTGATCAACTTTTTAAAATCTTATGTCTTTTAGGATTACCAGATAAGGAATCCTATCCTGAATTTTATGAATATCCTTTTATATCCAAAAATAAAGAactctttaaaaaaaaaaaaattaaaatgaatgTTAATAATTTACGTTCACACTTCCCAAATATAGCCAACCAATTTTCAGGTCTATACTTATCTGATATTGGTCTAgatttattacaaaaaatgCTACATTATAATCCTCAATGCAGAATATCAGCACAGGAAGCATTAAACCATCCTTACTTTAATGAATTCCCAAAACCTTTGGACATTAAAGATATGCCAATTGTACCTGattcaaataaatttatCCGATCCAATAAAATGGCTAACCACTTTAAATTAAATAgccaaaataatatacaattccattcatga